A stretch of DNA from Manihot esculenta cultivar AM560-2 chromosome 7, M.esculenta_v8, whole genome shotgun sequence:
ataataaaaatattttttatatgatggAACttggtttttataatttttaaaattatttattatatatctatttttttaatttttatggtaattaaaacactaaattttgattttttaaattataaaaaataatattttactattgaaaaataatattatattatattaaaactaaTTTAGCCCTTAACAGAATTACACACATTTAATTGATCCAAAttcttaaattgaatttatttgatctttgagaaaaaaatataaaaacttaattgaatttatttctaatgattttttatattaaaaataaaaatcctaagaaattagagaaaagagaaaaaaaaatcgatTTCTACCATTTTCTCttgtttagaaaaaaaattgaagagaaaaataaataaaaaagaggaGAAATTTGATGTCTCAATTTCCCTCCAATAGCCCAAAATATTTCTCTCCAGAGAGAAATAAAGAGACATAGAAATCATTATATATCTTActgttaaaattatttaaatataccaATTTAAGTCATATATaagaaaactaaaatttaatggCAATAAAGTAATTCTATTAGGAGAGTCCTCTGTATCCaaaagtgaatttttttttcttcatttctccTCAATTCGATTACACGTCCAAACAAAGGGTAAAAAGAACAATAAATCATAAAAGCTAACAGTTCGTGCCCTTggtcccccccccccccccccccccccaattTTCCCCCATCGTGTAGAGAACTCTCCAGCCGTAGCCATCCGCCGCATGCCTCGAGCCCCTGACACGCCAATTTCGACCAGTGGTTCAACTGGAGAACGAGGAGGAGCTCTGGTTCAACAGTCGTTGTAGCTGCGTCGCACCGCTGCACGCCTTGTATTTTTTCACCTTTGTTCGATTCATCTTGACGAGGAGCGGCCCTGTTCTTCGATTTCATCTACTGCTTCCTTTCAGCTGCGTGCCACCATTTCCATTTCATCTGCTGCTCCGATTTTGTCACCGTTGTTCGATTTCATTGAAGCTTCGTCGCTTATTCAGTCGGTTGCTTCGGTTGCAGTTAGTATACCTATTTCTATTGATTTGGTTGTTGAAATTTCATGGGTTTGTGTTTGTTTGGTTGAAAAAATACATGTCCTTTTGCTGTttgtttgttgttttccttTATGCGACTGTCCCCTAGCCATTTGGTTGTTGAAATTTTATAGGTTTGTGTTTGTTTGGTTGAAATTACATGTTGTATTTCAGTCTAAATCATGTGCTTTTCCTTGTACTGATGTTTATTGGGACTTCATGAAGATGAATACCATGGGTTTTTCATTCTaaatctgaaattttagtaACGACCAATGACAGATCAAGCATGTGCTACAAACAGTGTGGTTTCTGAATCTGAAATTTGAGCTGGAGCTCTTTGGTCTCGAGCCGAAGCCCCTTCTTTTAAAGGAGCTCTTTTTGGAGCTAAATGAGACGATTTAACTAGTATATTAATAAGCTGAGCTTTCAAACGAGTTTAAACTGGGCTGTGCTCAAGCTAGGCTGGTTATTGTGATAAATGAGCTCACCGCGAGCTGAGTTCAACAAAATGTTCATGAACCAAGCTCAAGAGCTCTCATATTAGTGCTCAGCCTCAAAATTCTTTTGCAAACGGATCTTGAGCTTTCAAAGCTTGACTCGGCTTGTCTAGGTTCAGTTACACTCTCTTAGcttgtttttgtttttcttcaCTAGCGTGCTGttaagccttttttttttccaaaaaataaagaaatattaaCATATTATTTGGGTCCTTTGTCTCTAGGCTATCTAAACTTGCTGTTTTTCTTTTCACCCTTTTCATTTCTAATAACACTAACAGTGCCATTTGGGTTCATTTTTGGATGtgcaaaattttagtttattttattttccaacAAATGCTTATAGTGTTCCCTTAAATAGGAGAAAAAATGGTGAAGTCTATATTCATTTTATGGATTAGTCTCTGCTTATTAATGCTTTTTAGATCAGTAATTTTGAGGATTGTGTATTTTCTTGGCATCAAAACAAGGGTGGGCTTTTCTTGCTAATCTTACTGGTGATGTTTacttttctcctttttattattattttttttcgtaGGCGCCAAAGAAGGACAAGGCTCCACCACCATCGTCAAAGCCTGCAAAGTCTGGCGGAGgcaagcagaagaggaaagTAAGTTTAggatttctctctctctctctctctctgtctcttaATAAAAGTTTCtaataatttagtatttttaactGTTGGACAATTATAGTTGAGAGTTTTATATATTCTTGTGTTTAATTGTCGCTGTTTCCAGTTTTTGCTATTTTTCATAGTAAAGATGGAATTAGCCTTTGCAGTTGAgattatttatatatgataaTTTTGGTGGTGGGTGGTGGGTGAAGGAAGTGAAATTATGTTACTTTTAACTGATTGTTATACTCTTTAAGTATTTTGCCTGGTACAAGTTTTGAGTGCTAAACTAGTTTTGATGTGCTGGTAATTGTTCATAAAATTGGTACCATGCAGCTCATCCAACATGTTTTCTACTGTTGGAATGGGAAAATGGTCCTTGATAGTGACTGAATTAAGAGCCCTGTAGTCTGTGTAAAATTGCCAaattccatccttctttttaacCAAGAGCATAGGAGAAGAGAAGGAGCTGGTACTAGGCCTGATAAGTCCTATTGTGAGCATGTCCTACACCTCTTTCTCTATTTCTGCCTTTTGGAAGTAGGCATATCCGTATGGCCTGACATTCACGGGTTCTGCCCCTTCCTTCAAGTTGATTCGATGGTCACATTCTCGTGCCGGTGGCAATTGCTTTGGCCCTTGGAAGATGTCTTTGAATTCATCCATCAAGCTCTTTAATTCAGAAGGTGCCATTGTTGAGTGAGTTGCCTTGCCTCAATTCCTTAGTTAACTCTTCTGCAGATGTCGACTAAATCCGAATTGCCCCGATGCCTTGCAACCTCCAATTTGTACCATTCATCTTGAATGCCATAGTGAGCTTGTTCCAATCACACACCACCGGTCCCAATTGGAGTAACTCCTAGAACCATATCCAAACCCGTGAGAGGTAAAACATAAAGTGTAAGTGAAAAAGTAATACCTTGGATATGTACATAAACATTTTCAAATATGCCTTTACATTTCAATGGATTCCCATTGGCCACTTTTACTTCAAAGGATTGAGTTGGAATCATAAGTAATTGCAACAGGTTGATAACCCTTTTACTGATGAAGTTATGAGTTGATCGTCAACGAGGGTAATGAGATTGCAGGTACCCACCTTTGCGTGGACTCTCATGGTGTTGAAAGCTGATAATCCAGTGAAAGCGTGTAAGGAGATTTCGGGAGAAGTTTCTTCCTCCTCAGTCTGGCTTTGATATCCTTCCATCAATAGCAATTGCAATCCCCGACACCTGTGCCCTTATGCAAGCTTCTCATCACAGTTAAAACAGAGACCTTGAGCATGTCGTTTCTGCATTTCTTCCCAGGACAACCTTTTCATGGCACTGGTTGTTTTGGTCGGCATTATTGTTGGGGTCGATGGACTCTGCGGATTCCAAGTTCGGTGTCCTTTCTTCTATCGAGTTAGCCGTTTATCCTTCATTCTAGCCAATCCAACTCCTTCAGTGTCTTTGGCTTAAACATTTGTATCCCATCTGCTATCTCCGGCTTGAGCCCTCCCATGAAGGTACGCACCAATGCCTTTTGGGACCATCCCTGGACTCGGTTGCTAAGTCATTCGAACTCCTTTTGGTAGTCCCACAATGTTCCTGTTTGCCAAATTTTTGTAATGTTTCGTCAAAATTCTCACACTCATTGGGTCCAAACCGAGCCACAGCTCTTCCACAAACACAACCCATGTTAGCACCACTCCTTGCTCTTTAAGTGTCCTCCGCAACCACTGCCACCAAGTGTTGGCTTCTCCTTCGAGGTGGTGTGAAGCTAAGGCCACCTGTTGAATTTCAGGAGTTTTCTGATATTCGAAGAATTTTTCCACCATTGTGAACCACTCTGTCGAATCATCTTTGGAGAATGGAGGAAATTCTAGTCTCACAAGCTTGGATAAAAGTTTGGGTATGTTGCCCTCCATGGATTCCCTGCTACCTCCCATGACTTGTCGATATTTCAATCCCACGAGGGAACTCCCTTCACCCAGCATTGCTCATGTTTGGCGAGAAGAGTGTTGGCAGTTTTGCCAATCGTAATCTCCAATTGACGCATCTTCTCCAACATTCCATGTTTTAAATTGTTAAAACTCTCCTGGAGTCCACCGATGGTTTTCTCCACATTTTCGATCCTTTCTTTGTTTGCGGCCATCgcggctctaataccaattgatAGGATCCTTTGGATATTTTTTTTGCTATTCTACTTGGGGTGAGAATAAGAATTACAATTGTGTTTAATTCCAGCCTGACTTCTTCTTGTATTCAAATGCTTAAATAGGCAAAGAGACTAAGTGTCTCCTATTTACAAGCAATTACTGAAAAGAAAATGCTGAAAAGACCCTATTTACAATCATAACAGAAATTCATTATGTAAACTACTGATTAGATCGTGACTTAGTGCAGGCAGTCATGCAACCTATGGTTCACGTACTGCATGCCACACTCCATTTTCTTCATGCTGCCACCCACATTTCCTTATCATGGAACCTAGGATTCTTGATCCTCTGCCTATGAGACTTTCGTGGTAGTGCTGACTCATCATTACTTCATGCATACATGAGTTATGATAAAATTCTCATTGGTTGTGTTCAATGTACATCATCTTTTCGATGAAGCAAACTGATATGGTGAGGGATTCATAATTCTGATACTTTGAGTTGGTTCTAAGCAACTTGTTACTTtgtgatttgaatttttaatatttaaagatgattatgatatgctatgtggcTGTTAtctgtatttaatttttttttttaaactttcttTTTAGTTGTATTTTGCTTCTGTTCGCAAAAAGTCTTTGCTGACTTTATTCTGAGGTTGAAACATTCAATGTTGAATTTTGTGGCCATTATATAGGAAATGGATTATTTTTGTGAGTTTCGGGTAGAGAAACATTTTCATCTGTTTATTTAAGGTGTATCAAGAGAAGGGCAAGTCATTAGTAGAACAAAATAATACGgtcataaaataaaaagagagacaTGAATGCATCATCTCCTCTTGTTATCTGTGAACCAAATATTCATATTCCTGCCCTGTCCCTCTGTTTACAATAAGCTTTATATCTGCAACTATTATCAGTTGTGGGTCAATTTATACGAGTCTGGTCATCTTTAAGGatttttcttttgttctttatttaTCTCAACAGTTAGTGCTTCTAAATGTTGTGGGAACTTGTTGGATTGCATGCTGTGATTGATGAATAGATGGACATCCTTTGAGAACTCTGTTTACCTATTAGGATGTGTGGGCCGTCACCATTGTCTTCAATGGAGCTTGTTTAGGTAATTTCAATTGATGTTACGTGGGTGGATTTATGCTTGATGTTGGGGAAAGTAGTGTATTCGTGAATTTGATCTTGTTTGTCATGTTTCTGTGGATGTGTCATGGTCGTCTTGAAATGCTTTGTCCATATCACTGTGATATTATGTTCTGTGGTGTGCCTTTGTCTTGAAGTATAATTTTGTAATGGCTCTATAGGTTGCATTGTAAATTTTACAAAAGCATTGTGTAGGTAAGAAGCAAGGGTTACAATAACTTTAAGATCGTTTGCAAATCAAATTGAtacattttaatttgaaaagggATTTCAATGATTCAAAAGGGGTTGCCCCTTATTCGCTTCTGCCTTTTAAAGAtaatttcttttgaaaaaatgTGGTTTCACTTTTCAGTGTTTCGAAGTGGGCTGCCTGTCCCCTTAATCACTTCTATCTTTTaacattttcttttgaaaaataggAGTTCGGGATTAGAAGGGACCAAGAGGGCTGCCTCTTTATCATttcctaaaaacaaaaaagcaaTTTTGGTGATCTTGAGGGGGTTGCCCTGGAATCATTTTCTTAtctctgaaatttaaaaatttctagTGAATGGAATAAATGTGTCATGCTGAATAACAACCCTTTTAAATTTTGATGGGACCAATTACTTGTAACCTAAGAGCCTTTGTAGAGCCTAATTTTACCGTTTGCTTTCGTTTTTTGGATGGGAAATAATTGCATAACAGTTGTGTAGGCCAAGATGATAGATTCCTATGCAACTTGTGTTTTGATAATTTGGGAAACATCCTATTTACAGGGTGGGCTCTGTTGAATATTTGATGGATTTGTGAGTGCTAAAAGACCTACATTCTTATGTTTATCTTAGTACATagtaaattgaattaatatgtGTTAGGATTAACCGTTATGCGAATGATAAGACTTTGACTTTTGGAGTGGGATTGCTCGCAGACGAGTCAAACTCTTTACATTAATTGACATTTGCTTTTGAAATGGGCTGCCAATTGAATGAAATGAGAAGTACACCCATATTAACttcatttattaataaaaatagtcTTTTCTTATGtggtaattatattttatacgtCATAAATACTTGCAATGCGTACATAGATGTGCATTTTATATTTTGCATCTCGGCATGATTACCGCGTAACATAAAATTGCACGCATCAGACGTAACTCTTTTTGTTATTTGGACACTGATGATGGGATTATTGATGGGTGGGTTGGGGTAGCTTAGTGCCTGCAACTTGTCAAAATCTCTAGGAATTGAATGACATCCGTTCAAGAATCCACCAATTTCAGTGGGGgaagaatttaataaatattaagataaattattatcagGTCCctatattttgttaaaattaactattttagTTCCTTTTGTCAGAAACCCAATCAAAACTTCTTTGAATTTtgtaaaatcaatttttttagtcTTTATATTAGATTTTTGTTAAAGAAAATGTCAACCACTTATTGTAGCTTTGTTGCCAGACACTAAATAGTATGATGttagattaaataatatgaatattgaagtttgatgtgttttttaactaaaaaaattaaagaatttgattttataaaacattGAGACTCTTTAATTGGGTTAAAAAATAAGGATTAAGTAATTATAGGAGTCTAGTAATAATTTAACCTAAATAATAAGCAATAATTTGATGTGCATAATATTTGCACTACTTAATCGGCTCATTTTAAGAAAACTTGTATTTTAAGTGAATATCATCTTTGTAAATAAAATTGATACAGGCTTtttataataatgataaaataggTGATTCGAAGTTGCAGTTACCCGCCACATTCACCTGACGTGCATGTGCAAATCTAGCGACTCTTTTTCTATGAAACTTTTAGGGGTAAGGTACAAATGTTTAAAAGGATGGTTATCTTTAAGAGTAAGGTTTTCTAAGAAAAGGAAGGTTTTTGGAgtccttaaaaattttaaaatcctcGTTCAATCCACCAAATTGATGGACTGGTGGGGTTTGGAATTTTGGATACATTACCTTACCATACtacccaaaagaaaaaaaaaaatcctacacCCAATCCAAATTATCTACTGATTTCTACCTTTTCCTAGTGGTCTTCTTTTGTATCAATTCTTTTCTCTTCATGTTTCTAAACCTCTAATTTTCTAAGCACTGACCACATCTCTTCTTGACAGTTAAACATGAGGCCTCCAGCGCTTCGCTGTAGTGTGACATGATTCAAAAccatttgcttgttttgcaaATTGAAGCACTTTTTGCATAGTATTTCACAAAGAATGGATGGAAGAAGCATGATTCCTTTGAAAGACATAGTGCCTTCTGCTCAAACCAATATAAAAACGCAATTCATACTTTTGGACAAAGGTAGGACAGCAACAGAAGGACAGAATAAGACATGCTTGGCTCTGGTTGCTGATGAGACAGCTGCTGTGCATTTCCAGTTGTGGGGGGATGAGTGTGATGCTTTTGAGCCTGGTGATATTATCCATTTAACCAATGGCATTTTCTCCTACAACAGGAAGAGTCTTGTGTTGAGGGCAGGCAAGAGGGGGAACATAGAGAAAGTGGGAGAATTTactatggcatatgtggagacACCTAACATGAGTGAGATTCGTTGGGCTCCAGATCCAAATAATTCAAAGAAATATGTGCATGAGGCTGTTATTTCCACCCATTCTCGTATTTTTCCTCCATTGGCTTAAAAGCAATATGGTGGTTTTTGGTTTTGGGTGTCAAATTTCAGATGGCCCCAGCACTTCTCCTACCACCAATGTTTCCATGctcttttacttttaaataattcaGCATTTCATCGTCCCTGTTGCAACCATCACATTGCTGACTTCCCCTCTCATCTGTTGTGCCATTCCTTGCACACTTGCCAACTCTGACACCAATACCACCGTTGCCCTAAACATCCCCTCCAGCTTTGTTCTCACCCAGCATTTCCATGTTCTTCTAACCCCTTTAGAGAAAAAGGATAACAGAGAGAAAGAGGGAGAAATACTTGAAGCTTCAATTACCAATCGAACTTGTCTAGCATTCATGTCTAACTTGAGTGTGTTTCTTCTAAATAGTGGCTGCATTTTgttttgaaaggaaaacatGAGACTCACAACTGGCTCCACCGCTTCTCAGTGATGGCTGACATGATTCCAAGtaaattctctctctctccttctccCTCTCCCTCCTTAATAGAATGTAAAAATATAGTATTATTTTTCAGtttccttttaaaatttttctattttcacTGTGTCttcaatttgaaaatatttatttaatcataaaaaaagttGTTCAGTATTTATGTGGCTTTTCATGCTTTGGTCCTTAAAACTTAATCCTCAACTTTTGTTGTTTGGCTTTTTGGCTTGTACTTAATCTTGATGCTTTGTGATTATTTGTTCTTACTGTGACTACCTGAAGAATTTTTGCTGCACGACAACATTGAGCAAATTCACTTCATATTTTATCATTTCTTTGTGTTTTTATCCTAGTAGTTTATTTGTTTATGTCGCTATGTATTCaattagactttttttttttttttggatcatGTAAGTTGACTGTTCGGCCTTGATTATTTTACTTAATATCCTCGAGTCTTTGAATCTCaagtttcttttaattaattggTTAAGATAGTTGGTACTTATCTTAGTTTGTAGATTTTGATAGTGCTGAGTCTTATCACTTTGGTTTCATTGCTGGGATTATTAGCTTTTATTTGATTTTGCAGTCATTTGAGAGGATGGCATTTCGGTACCATTTTGTACATTTGAGTGGGGCCTGTACAATAGGTCAAAATAACTAGGATGTGCAATTCTGAATAAAAAAATCCGAATAATCAAAATGTATAATTATGAAAACTGAGTTTTCATAAAAGTAAAGGGAAAACAGAATTGAACCAAACTGTAAAATTTTGTTTCGATTCAATTTAGGTTTATGACATTTTCTTAGAGAACCAAATTTCATGCTTATAAAAACAAGCTTTCTAAACCTTGCACAATCTCAACAAAGTAAAAGAACCATATTGTATCCATAATTCCACAATCTTAATGAAAAGCAATACAATATCAAAGAAAAACAATGAAAAGCAATACAATCAAAATCACCATTATAACTCAAAATACCTATCGACATTCAATCACACAACACAATCAAATTGAACCAAAAGGTCGCATATGTGGCCTTGTGGAGAAATGTTCTCGTGAGTCATGAGCCAATAGGAGCCCTAAGCTAAAAGAACCAGATGGCGAGCAACATAATCAAACACATGCAAGCAACGAGAAACGCAACATAATGATGGCAAGGAGGGAGGAACATTGTGTGAAGACAGATTGGAGGCATCTACGTTTGGTATGCCATCAATGGGAATGAAGTCAAATTTGAGACTTTGGCAAGTGTGAAATGGTGGATTGGACTTCTGCATGGAGAAGATGAATGGGTAGGTGAGATGATGAGAAAGAATTAAAAAGAACAGCAAGGGAAAAAGGCTCAAAACTGGAGAAGATGGTGACTGGGTCATGGAGGGGAAGGTTTAAAACTCATTTAGCTCAGGGATAAAAGGGGTCAAAATGGCAGTGTTGACAAATCGGTTTGGTTTTTAACGAAAATAATTAAAccgaattaaaaaattaaaatttcaaatttataataaaatcaaaccgaaatattgaattaaattaatttggtttgattttttaattaaaatcgagCCCTAGAAATAACCAGTTAATCAAACTTTTGAACCTCTTTTtagtcttatttttttaaaaaataatttatatttaaaaaatatttttccaaaAACATTTTCCAAgataataacttatttttattattaattgtaatgctaaaaaataaagaatattattaaatttaaacgaagtggtattttaaaattataaaaatttaaaaagtaattataaaaattttaaaaataattataaaaatttaaaaaatactttttttcttaaaaataatttctcttgattaagaaaatatttttttaatcaattttaagtactgaaacattaaaatataaaaaatatttttctataaaataaaggaGGCTTAATATTCTCCCATCAAGTTTTTTGTGGAAATCATGGGCAGATGTTGCAATGTAAATAATGCTAGGTTCTCATTTATTGCATGCGATGGAAATTATAAGCAAATATCCTTTTGAAGCCCTtgagaaatatttaaaatgtcaTTTATGATCTTGTAAAAAAAATTGGTTCCATTTAAACCTTTGagtttttcaaaataataatttaaattcttaaaaaataaattaaatctaaaatactaaaaccattaattattaattaaaaaaatatttaaaagaaatttatcaTATTATGTTACGGCTGCGTTCACGGTGGCTTGCTATGAAagctataaaaatataagaattataagattttttttttatttttcatttttagcaTAGTTCAAATTATATctgtataataaaataaaaattaaattttaatatatattttttacttttattatttattttagataTAGAGTaatacttttataatttttattcactttatttttatatatatattaagaaataaaatttttttaattatatttattttaaatatattaaattttattaaatactgaaaaaaaattttaaaaattttttaaaaataaaataaaattaaataaggttataatagtttatatagttaaaaaagaaagtaaattataattttaaaataataaataataataataataaaaataaataaaaattatgaaatgaaaaaattaattaattttttaataatattttaaaaattttaatagagaCTGGGTTAAAGTTGGGTGTTTGGTTAACGAGAAAGGGaacaattaaattcttttaagtgttttatcaaaatcaatgattttctttatatttttaataaattaaatttaaatgcatGGATTTAGTGTGATAATAAGTGTATTtaagtaaat
This window harbors:
- the LOC110619025 gene encoding SOSS complex subunit B homolog — translated: MDGRSMIPLKDIVPSAQTNIKTQFILLDKGRTATEGQNKTCLALVADETAAVHFQLWGDECDAFEPGDIIHLTNGIFSYNRKSLVLRAGKRGNIEKVGEFTMAYVETPNMSEIRWAPDPNNSKKYVHEAVISTHSRIFPPLA